ctcgccgccatgCTGCCTGCCGTCTAGTTTCCTCCCAATCTGGCTGATCGAGCTGTGGATCGGGGAGGAGGGGTCCGGTCGTCGCGGGAGACTCGGCTAGTGGAGGGAGGGGGAATGAACacacggcgagggcggccggccggcgtttATAGGCGGCGCAGGCGCATTGAAGCGGGGGCGGTGAGGGTTGGATGATGCATTCAAGACGgggtttgagagagagagagagtagcaGTCATTCCTTCCCCTTCGGGTACGGTACGTGTCCTCGTCGCGTACGCCACGTAGTAGGTGTCAGTCGCTGTGGCGGGCGGCATACAAGTGTACACCCACGAGCGACGTGTCCACGATCTGCTGCAGGCTCATGCGAAACGCATTGCTTTGCTGCTCCTCGCGAGATCCGTGTAAAAATCCGTGTTACTGTGACGGCGAGCTGCTTCTGGATGCTGTTTGGCCGGCGAACGGCGGCTGGGTCGTGGactcgtggccggcggcggtggccggccccgccgccgcccgcgaagCGGCCTCGGGCCTGGCTTGAATGCGCAGGCAGGGGGGTGGAGCGGGTAGATGGGGGCGGttgcgcgcgcggcgggcggttgcgcgcgcggcggggtcgCTAGAAGCCGGAGCACACCGCACACGCCACCCCGATCCCTCCTCTCCCCATGCCGCCCTCGGTCCCCACGTCGCTGTCGGCGAATTCATTGCGTCCTCCATCGATGCGTTACTGTTCTAGATGCAAGCTCCCTGCTCACACGCGCCCAGCAAAGCTCCCCACAGCACTTGAACTGGTCCAAGAACGATGCAGGGAGCCGTTGCTTTCGCCGACTGTGGCCCTGTTTAGTCCCACCCTATAAACGCAAAAAAGTGTAAAGAAATTTTGctaatttaaaatactaaatgaagtctatttacaaaactttttgcatggttgggctgtaaatcgcgaggcgaatctaatgagcctacttaatccatgatttgcaacaatgatgcaacagtaaccatccgctaattattgattaattatggattaattggcatcattagattcgtctcgcgatttacaatccatctgtgcaaaaagttttgtaaatagacttcatttagtacttcaaattggcaatATTCTCAcacaaaaaattttgcgtttacatgtaaaaccaactaaacagggcctatggTAATTgttgtttagatccgtaaaatagtggtaaaaaaggtcacatcggacactgtggtatactgtagcattttcgtttgtttgtggtaattattgtcctatcATAACCTAActaagctcaaaagattcgtctcgtcgtgtacatcaaaactatacaattaatttttttatttatctatatttaatgttccatacataaggtaaaaaatttgatgtaataggtgaatagtgaagtttggataGAAAAATTTTAGAAGTGAACACAGCCCCAAATGTATGTGCTCGGCTCGTGTCAATGCCTCTACCATCTGCTATTTTCAGATGACACGCCCATGGTGAGGGCATCAAACATGAGACTCACTCTCGTTAGATGCGGCAGAGTTCATCCCATGTTCAGAGGTCGCACAAACCCCCCTCTGTTAGTTCGATCGATGATAAGTGATAACTACTGGTTGGATGGTGTTCATCAATTGGCAATTGGTTGGGCAGGCCCAGGCGTTAAGTAAGACGAAGCAGCCAAAGCACATCAACACGTTTACACCCGTCTAGAGTGAGGCAGCTCAGGCTGGCaatcttttatatatatatatatatatatatatatatatatatatatatatatatatatatatatatatatatatatatatatatatatatatatagcacccattaactatttctctcttcatgcaaagtgtccacatcattctccactgagtgtcccactaactttcaactaccttattaattacaaaaaatgtccatgtcatctctacaatatgcaatacttttaatttttaattaactaaagtaaagtcatatacatacgctattttttcaTCACATATTCTTCTATAacgtgatcaaatattctattggtgtttcttctattagcttatcgatttttacgagattcaataaacaaaaaaatgtcCATATCATCTCTATtatgtgcaatacttttaatatttaatctattaacgtaaagTCATAGGCATATTCTAtttttgcaatacttttaatcctATTCATGTTTTcctattaattacaaaaaatatcCATGTGATCTCTACtatatgcaatacttttaatcttttaTTTTAGTCATATACATACGttaatttttcatcacctattcttctataataTGATCAAATATTTTATTGGTGCTCTTCTATTATCGTATAGATTTTTACCTAATTCAATAAACAAAAAACAtctctactatgtgcaatactttttattttttatctattaaggtaaagtcatatacatacgctatttttttcatcacctattcttctataatatgatcaaatattctattggtgtTTCTTCTATTAGCTTATCAATTTTTATCAAATCCAATAAAAAATAACATGAAAGTAAAATTCATTTCATCTATTTCTTTCAACATGCCAGCTATATATCCAAATCATATAGGAATTTATTATATCAGAAGTCACAGCACTATCCACGGATAGGACCATCTATTTATGTCTTCcaccaactttttttttgtgaatgttGCCATGCAATCATCTTAGTATATCTACTTTCGAATTTCaccttaaaattttatttaaaaaatttaagaaatcccgcagcaacACGCGGGGTATCACCTAGTTTATTTGGTTGACAAAATCGCAGCCCCAAAAGCCCCGTGAGCAGAGAAAACTACCACATCGTGTATCCATCTACGACAAGGGCATATGTACAACACAGGCACAGCGTGTGGAAGTACAACACAGGCACAGAAAACTTGTGACGGTACAGGCTTGCAGACAACCGTGCACGGGGGCTCTACGGAATCAGGGTGAAAACTCGGAGGTAACATGAAtgctaaattgacattttgaaCTGGAGTCACATAAGTGATTACATGTAACTGGAGTCCACAAGCAAGTAGTGTATTAGCAGATCTAGCAACCACTCAATCCGGTATAATAGTCACGTTGGGATGAACTTGGCTACATTGGGGGAGCGGCTACTAGAGTGTTACACCCTAGATGACCCCAGCTTGCGCTCAAAGAGCCGGCGCAGAAGATAGACCTGGATGACGCTGGCTGCGATGAGCGCTGCTGACTCGAAGAGCGCCTTGTGGACTGCCCTCCTGCTCATGTTTTCGTTCACTGTGACGCAGCAAGAGAGACACGATTAGATAGCTGCTCATGGGATGATACCACCCAAAGAGATTAGCACTTAGCAGCTTAGAGTATGAACCCAAGGGGAAACATAAAGAAGCAATTTGTTGCGTAGGAGAGAAAAGCATTGAGAACAGATATTGAAGCTAGGGGTATCAAAAAGCATGTTGGAAGCAAAGCAGAAAAAATGAAAACGAGGAGAAAGCAGAATTTAGCTCGTCACAACTAAAATCAAACATATTTACCCACTTATCTTAAATGTCAACTGTTCACAACACCTGGCAAGCAACCACCGAGGACTATGGTGACAGAAACATGGCATTTAATTTTATTTGACCAGCTAGAATTGGTTAATGCTGATGCTTTAACCAGAGTGCCGCTCCCCATGATAGATAGGTCACGACGTTGAAAAGAGGACAGGAAAAAATATAAAGGGGGCAACTCGAATTAGTATTTTTTGGAGAAAGTAAAAGGGAATGCTTACATATTGCCTGTCGGTCAGTTTGGGCCTCTAGCCAGTGCTGTTCAAACTGAATATTGTAAAGCGCCTCATCTAATTTGGCAATTTGCTCGAACAGTGGTGCAAAATGTTCTGCATTAAATCCAGAAAATAGAAGCTCAATGCTAAGCCCTTGCTTACCAAAGTTAATTGACCCTCAGGAATCAATAGATTCTTACCATCCTTGGCATGCTGCTCGAAATATGAAAAATGGCCAACATGCACATCGAAGTCTATGGTTTCGTGATACGGAGATTTATTGGTGAAGCAGAAACGATGGACACCTCTCTTCTGAACTATGAACTCAAACTTATCACTAGTCTTATCTCTAGAATCACGGACTTGAGCACCATTAGGATCTTTAACCTGTCATTAATCAACATGAGGTCAGCTCCACAGTAGCTTATAACGTAATGACTAATGGGTATGGTTAAAATGGTATGAGTATGGTTAAAATGGTATCAAAGATCTCAAAAAGGGCCACTGGAGTGATCAAAATCACACCATATATTATTGAGCTAAAAAAGTGTTCACACAATCGTATCATCAGGTGAAGGAAATTAATAGCATACTACGTATGATGTGGGAAACCTTATAAAGAGCAGTGTAGTAATGAGCCAAACAAGCATAAAATTAAAGTAGCTGACAATTTTCTTGACTCAAACAGTCTGCCCCAACAAAACTTTGTTCCAGTGAAACAGAGGACTAATTGACATTCACAAGCAAAGTGAAAGAAGTAAATGTTTCCAGGCAAAAAAAGCAAGGACGCCAGGAAATGATAAGTTTGGTTCAGTTAACAGAACAAATGGGTGTTGAAAGTTGAATTCTCACCAACCAACTAATTTCTTGATAATAAGCTTATGGGAGGTAAGGAAAAAAGAATCAAATATAATTAGAGAACATGTTTTTTCCAACTGCAAAAAAAACATCCAGGCCTTAAAATATGAGATTCTCCAATCTATGAATCAGAAAGTGATGCAACAAAATCATGCTTCAAGTTGAAAGACCCACACCATCATGATGAAAATTTCTTTCAACATCATCCAACAACTGGACCATGGTGATCTCATGATCTCATCCCCATCGGCCCATCCAATCAACTCTGAAGCAATCGAATAGATTTTAAGTTGTTGCACGCATGCATGCCAAAATAACCAAAAGGTGCTAAAATCTAAAAGGCTAAAGTACCTAAGTTCTGAAAATGCCAATGATCCGAGATAAAATTTTAAGAGACTACTGGCATCTTGTCACCGTGACTACTTCAGATGAATTGTGGCATGCAAGAGAGCAACTAGCTATCTAAGTGCAATACGTCCTCCCAGCTCTAGTCAAGAATTCATCATACACTTGCATGTTCAATTTGCACTACTGGTGGACGCGCGTAGGCGCAAACGGAATGAGTCCCTTACCACTAGATCGACGCCTTCCTCGCTGTAATGCCACGGGGTTTCGGCCTTGATCACAACAAAGGATACATGGACCGTGTCCCCCTCGTACTCCACGTTATGCGAGAAGCACTCCTCCCTGTCAATCACGAagcggatggcggcggccgggcgcaaGAGCAGCACGGCGCAGAGCACCGATAAGCACACCGTTCTCCAGCTCAGCCCCTCCATGTTGCGCTGATCGCAGAAGCCTCTCCCTGCATAGTGCAGAGACGAATTACCATGCCGTCCAACAGAAGAACTTGCGAAAGCTATGGCAGAAATAGTTCAGCTGGATCAGGGGCTGAATCGCGGGCGGAAAAGGAGGAGCGAGAGGGATCtagaagagggggggggggggggggggcgtcttGCCCGCtacggcaccgccgccgccgccgcagggaaGCCTCCACCGTGCGGAGTCACTGCTCCCCCTCGGCGAGTCCATGCCTCGATCGTGCCGACGGGGAGTAAGATCTGAGTTCTGATGCAGGCTCCTTTACCGTATCGGAGAAACCGCCAGTCGTGGGGGCAGGGGGCGAAGGAAGAGGACTAGGAGCCACTTACTGGTCGGAGTTGGGGCGGTCGCCGGACGCCTCCGTCGATCTGGGCGGCGCTTCCCCGTCCCCGGTGGAGGAAGAAGCAAGGCAACCGATCCAGAGGAAAACCCACGAAGCGAGCGAGCTTGACCGAGGGGAGGGGAGAGTGCGCCCGTATGGAGAAGGGAATTCTTTCTCGTTCGACGCCGCCACGAGATCGGGTTGGGCCGTGCAGACCGCTTGAACTGAACTGGCCCAGCAGTCGGCCCGATAACGACCTACTAGTTTTCTTCTGGGCCGgctgaagaaaaaaaagtatCCTCCTGGGCCTCGACGTGCATCGCAGAAGCCCAACGCTAGCCGCTGCCCCTTCCCCGTGCCGGAGTACAAGATCACATCAGTACATCACACAAGCCAATCCCTTGGGTTCGTCTCTAATCGCCGGTAAGATCCTTGGTCCGATCGAAATCCAGCAATCTTTTCTTAGGTTTTGTGTCTCATAATCGCCGGGGAGATCCCTGATCGACCGGTGGTGGGCAGGTatggcaggggcaggggcagcgtTTCTTCGATCTGCGGCTAGCAAGATAGTCCGCGCACCGCCTCGCCTTCTTGTGCAGGAGGGCCTCCagcaccatggccgccgccttctAGGGCGAGGACCGTCCTACCGCCTTTCGAGCTACTCCACCTCTGGTGCTTCTACGCCGCCACCAACCAACCACATGGTACGTACAGTAAGCAGTACACGAGCCGCCGCTGGCCTTCGATTTCGCAGCCCTTCTACCTCGTCGTGCTCCAGATACAGTTTTTTCTTGCTTTAGCCATGTTCAATTTAAGGACCCTTAGTGAATTCAAACATTTGTTCATCTGTTTTTTTTCAGATTGATTTTGGGTCAGACATAGGATCATGCATCTTTCACATTtagaaaagaaagggaaaacgTTTGTTTTATATAAAAGCTAAAATATGTTCAGTGGACATTATTGTAAATTTGGCAGCACTTTCGGTATCAACTTCAACTGAACTTAATTCTATACATAATTGATCTCTTGCATATAATTTGTTCATTTAAACGTGAATACTGTTATTTAACATGGAACAATCTGTCAATTGTAAAACGATGGCAGGTTAAAGTTTATAAAACCTAAATTAGTGGTAGATATACTATTGAATTTTTGATGTTGTCATGCTTGTTAACACAATTAGGATCCTAGGTATGATACTTGCAGGATCACACTtgatcctacacttaggattaTGATTCAATGAAATTAAGACCCATGGCTGATCCGTGATGCCAGCTCTATGCGGCCAGTGATTCTAGATACCTCAAATGTGTGTTCTGACATCTGTACTGCCTAACACAGCCTGCAAGGTACTTCAACAAATTCCCGTGCTCCCATGCTGATGCTAAAACAAGATTGGCAACAATTGGAATGCCGTCAACTATCATGAACGGCATGAAGCCAGATTTTCTCTATTTTGCTCGAGGAGTGAAGCGAACATTTTCATCGAGTGCATCCAAATCCAACAACCACAAAACTGCTATGGAAGCTGAAATGGCTGCACGGCAAGCCCAAGATGCAGCTTGCAAACCAAAACCATTATCGTAAGTCATAATCAAACTTGATCTATTGAAAGTATGGGTCTATCTGGTTGAACcgtacttcttcttcttcttttttgtatGAATCTAGCTTTCTGATAGTGTGTTTTTCATCTTTTCAAAAAGATATCGTGTTTTTCTAATTAAATTTCCTTGGGTGAATTTTGTCGTCAAAGTTGCTGTCTATCTTTTGCTAGTTAAAATTTTGGCCACTCTAGTTAAGTCCCATCCCTTCCCTACCCCAACTTGGTTAGACTAAAGTCTTATTGCTGCTGTTAGAAAGTTCATCAGATCATAAGGGAAATCTTTTGTCTATGTTGGAACATAACGTGCAAGAAAAAAGTTACTGGCTTGTAATAAGAAAAAATTGGAACATCACCATGAGAATATTAAATGTCATTTTTAGGTGAAAACACCTGGTGCTACCTAGGCTAACAGTCGTTTTCTCCTTTGCAATAATGAAAAAGAAAGGCCATTATTTTACCCTTTTGTGTTGGGAAACTTAATCAAAAGCATATGAAGTTGAAGCGAATTTCGTAAATTTTGTTTGATTCATATTTGTTGTTGGAATTATTGCTGTTAGATTTCTTTTTCACAGTGGCAAGTGTGCAAAAATGAAACAAGTAGCAAGCGTGGCATTTTATTCTTTTGACACGTGCGGCCAGGCACCCTTTTTTTCTGATTTGTTTTTGTATGAAAAGAAAAGGCCATTGTGTCAGCAACTTGCTGCAAATACTTCATATGCAAACTAAAATGGGGGTGTTCATTGATTTCTAGTTGTGTCAGCAGCTTACTGCAAATTCTTCATATGCAAACTGAAATTGGTATGTTCTTTGGTTCCTTATGTGCAGGGATGAAAGTAGAAACAAAGATTTGAATTCTATTATAGCCCTGATGGCATTTACTTCTGCTGGTGTTCTCTAccttgagagagaaaggagagacAGCCTTGAGAGCGAAAGGAGGGACAGCCGTTCAAGTCGTTGCTTAAACTGCCGCAACTGCCCGTGCCAGGGTTGAAATCCTAAGGTTCAACAAGATTAGGAGCCGCAAGTACTATGAGGCGGCTGTGTTATGTTTTGTTGGACAAGACCATCCGTCCATCCCTCTGAATTTCTGTTCTTAATTGAAGGCTCCCAATGCCAGCTAATGGCAGAGGGAACGTCTGGAGGTCCTGGAAGCAGTGATGCTTCGTCACTATTTCCTTATTGCAAtcaatatttatttattattgggtTTATCCACTGAGTGATATCTGGCCCTACGATGCATACATGATACATGCTGCAACAGAACGTTGTTTTGTATGCATGGTTCCTCGTTTTGAAGATAGCCAGAGGCCCGAGTCGTCCTTCCAAAGTGTCTGCACATATGACGTTTGTTGTGTTAAAATAGCAGCAAAAAGGTCTCACAACTGCAGGTGTGCGAGCAGGCAGCAGCTCCCAGATGTCCAGACCATCAATTTCAGCACACAACAATGAAGATTAAGCTAGTCACTACGCAATTTCACGTAGGAAGCATGTGCCAGGATTAAGTACACTACGCAAGTAGTTCGATTCATATGGGATTGAAGCAGGTGCCTTCCTGTCCTCGAAGAAGCAGCCGCCTCCTCCCTGGCGATCCGGAACACGTCCTCCCACCGTTTGGAGCACATAAGAGATGGCGGCGCGGCTTGCCAtcgatggcgacggcggcctgTGCCAGGGGCGGACGGGTATTCAATTTACCGTACCGGGGGTTGCACGGTAAATGAATTACCGTCCATCCTTGGCCTCTAGCACCCTTCCGATCGTAATTGTGCGGTCGAGATCGTCGCGGATAACTGCAGGCTGCCAGCCAGAAAGAAGCGCCTTCTCCTCGTCGAGGTGGACACCGCCGCCGATCACGACGGACGCCGTGGTTGTATgctaggagcggcggcgctggcgacgAGGCGCTTCGCGAGCTGGCATGGATGAACGGGCACAACATGCGCGTGCTCATGGCAGGTTCGAGTTTATTAACACAATCAGGGTCCTAGGTATGATAGTGCAGGATCACTCTTGATCCTACACTTGGGATTATGATTCAGTGAAATTAAGACCCATGGCTGATTCGTGATGCCATCTCTATGCGGCCAGTGATTCTAGATACGTATAACATACCACAATCTTGCATTCATGAACGAGTGAACCTGAATGCCTACCTCGTTACACAAGCTGCTCCGATGTGCAGTGCAGTGCTGTCCGGGTGGGACAACTAGCAGAAGGATCGTGTACGGCCGTCTCCACGGTACCCGTACGCTGCACGCACGACCAACGGTTGTACGCACATCCACCGTGCATGCCACGGCAGGCAGAATGGCTGCTGCTGCAACCACAGCCAGAGACAAAAGTGCACGCACGCAGCGCCAGGGAGGGAGTTTTACCGCGCCGGTAGCATTGCCGCgggttgtttttcttttttcacacCCAGAACAGACGACCAGACCCACCCCATCAGCAGGCCAGGGCAGCCAGCCGCCGAGCCTGGTCTCTGGCCTGTGCATCAACTGCAACCAGTGGCGGATGtaaggggggctaggggggctctAGCCCCCCCCTACCGCCTGGGACACCATGGAGCCCCTGGAGCCCTCCAAGAATTTTTTGCGTCATCAATGGAGGAAGGGGGTGCTCAGGACTTCAGgagctcgaggaagaagaagcttcaGCCCACCTGTACTTTAttcctggatccgcccctgacTGCAACCACCCTGCGCCTCGCTTCGATCTCTCACGTGACCACCACTCCACTCCGCCATGCCGCGACCGGACGGTCTAGTTGCTCGACAGCGGCATCATGCGCACGACTTATcccccggccgccgtcgccgtcgaacTCCGTGCCCGAACCGGTGGCCGACTCCCAtccaggggcgggcccaggatttGGGACCTTGGTATTCAAAATTGTAAGTAGTGGAAAAAAATTTTAACAGCCCAACATACATATTAGTAGCACATGATTTAGTACTAACAACATAAATTATTCataatctgaattctgaaattgTTCAACATATAGAAAATAGATGTACTAAAACAATAAATGGCATTGATAATGATGCTTACAAATTACAAGTTAACTTTTCGGTCCTTCATAGCTTGAAAATAATTGATGATGTCCTCATCCTTCGCTTGCAAGAAGAATTCCCTTTCAATGAATGTGGTCAAACAATTATTCAAAAAATCCTGTCCCATCTTGCTTCTTAACTTGTTTTTGATAGTGTTCATTGCAGAAAAAATCCTCTCAACACCAGCAGTTGCAACAGGAAGAACTAGAACCAATTTGAGAAGTTTGTACACAATGTCATACCGAGAAACCATATCTCTTTTAACTAGCATCATAGACAAGTCTGCTAGACTTCTCAAATTTTTGAAGTTCTCATCATTCCTCACATCATTAATATAGTTGTGTAGTTGAAAACGAAGTTGGTTCCTCTCTTGAAAATCAAAGTCATGAGGATAGAACCCGGCAAGCTTAACCAACTTCTCATTATCAAAGGCAGAAAAAGAATTAGCTGGATTGAATGCTGCCATACATCTAAGTAGCTCTGTGTTTACCTCATCAAACCTGCTATTCAGCTCCTGAAGTTGCCTATCAATGACACCCAAAAACATATCAGCATGAAACCTGTGGTAATTTGTGGCACCTCTATAGAACTTAGCTGATCTTTGAATAGGAATatactttccatccatatcaacAACTTTAACTTTGTGCTTCTGACAGAAAGAAGTGACATTCTTAATAAATTCTTCCCATCCAGCATCTCTTCTCAAAACATCCAATTCCACCTTTGTGAGCTCAAGAAGATCCATTGCATTTACAATATCTTGCTCCCTCTTTTGCAAAGCATTGCATAAGTCATTTGTGTATCCAAATATTTCATTCATCATGTGGAGCAGAAAAACAAACTCAAATGAGGTAAATACTCTGAGCATAGTTTGAGCTCCTAATGCCTCAACCCCTTTACCTTCTTTCCCAACTCTAAAAAGCACTTTCTTGATTGAAGGATACAAATGAATCACATGCATAACAGTTCTATAATGAGATCCCCAACGTGTATCACCTGGTCTTGCTAAGCCCATCTCTTGATTCAATCCTTGGCCAGTTTCAATTTCACCCAATTTCAGTGCTTCAATCATGTATTCAGCTTGAGCTATGCGAAGCATGCGGATTTTCTTGCAAGACATGTCTAGAACATTCAACAAATATGCAAGTTGCCCAAAAAACCATTGACAATCAATATTCTCTTTAGCTACAGCTACAAGGGTTAGCTGAAGTTGATGGGCGAAGCAATGAACATAATATGCAGAAGAGGACTCTTCCATAATTAATTTCTTCAAACCATTGACATGACCTTTCATATTACTAGCTCCATCATACCCTTGACCACGTATCTTGGATAAAGGCAACTGATATTTGATAAGTAACGACTGAATTGCTTGTTTAAGAGTCAATGAAGTAGTATCTTCAACATGCACAAGACCAAGAAACCGCTCAACAGGTTCTCCATTTTTATTGACATAACGCAAGCAAAGAGACAATTGTTCCTGTTGGTAGGCATCACTAGACTCATCAGCAAGAATGGCAAAGCATTCATCACCAAGTTCCTCTATAATAAATTTGGTTGTTTCATGAGCACAAGCAGCAATAAGTTGTTTCTGAATCTTGTGGTCAATCATCTGGCAATTGTGTGGGGCATTTTCAAGAACCACCATATTAACTTCTTCAAAATTCCCTGCCAGCCAAGCCAAAAGTTCCCTGAAGTTCCCTTGATTGTTTGAATCCTTTCCCTCATTATGACCACGAAAAGCTAACCCTTGACGCAAAAGATAACTTATGCACTTTAGTGACCATGTCAAACGAGCTAGATACTGAGCCTTGAAATCTGCACTGTTTGAGCCTATAGACTCACGAATTGAAGTCCTAGGTTTCATGAACAAATTATATTTCTCCTCAGCTTCATTGTGAGCACTATTGATAGCACCAACATGCCTACGAATTCTGCACTTCATATTCCAATTTCGAAAACCTTCATTAACAAAAGCATCTCCACCAGGATATTTGCTACTATCCTTGAACAAGTAGCAAACAAAGCAATATGCAGCACCTGTATGCATACTATACTCTAGCCACTTGAATTCATCAAACCATTTAGGTTGGAATCGGCGCATACCTCCACATTCATGTTGGGGAAATAATTCTCTCTTCATTCTTGGTTGACATGGTCCCAATGCAATGTATGACCTTCTAACCGAATCTTTGTCATTGACAGGATAGCTTGAGATTGGAGGCCTCAATCCCGGATCATGCTCTATATTATAATTACTATCATCTACATCGCCGGAGTCAGATTCATCTATAGGCATGAATTCATCATCTTTAATTATTGAGGGATTAgctggtggctgctgctgctgctcatctCTCTCTGCTTCAAGAGGTATGGTGTTTCTCCCACTCCCACTGGTACTCTGTCCTTGAAATACCACTATCTGCATTTGATTTTCATTAGTAGGTGGACTAACAACCTCTGCCTCAGGAGGTTTCTTTTTTG
The Panicum virgatum strain AP13 chromosome 6N, P.virgatum_v5, whole genome shotgun sequence genome window above contains:
- the LOC120679347 gene encoding transmembrane emp24 domain-containing protein p24beta2-like, translating into MEGLSWRTVCLSVLCAVLLLRPAAAIRFVIDREECFSHNVEYEGDTVHVSFVVIKAETPWHYSEEGVDLVVKDPNGAQVRDSRDKTSDKFEFIVQKRGVHRFCFTNKSPYHETIDFDVHVGHFSYFEQHAKDEHFAPLFEQIAKLDEALYNIQFEQHWLEAQTDRQAILNENMSRRAVHKALFESAALIAASVIQVYLLRRLFERKLGSSRV
- the LOC120678285 gene encoding zinc finger MYM-type protein 1-like, giving the protein MNVEDSSKYPGGDAFVNEGFRNWNMKCRIRRHVGAINSAHNEAEEKYNLFMKPRTSIRESIGSNSADFKAQYLARLTWSLKCISYLLRQGLAFRGHNEGKDSNNQGNFRELLAWLAGNFEEVNMVVLENAPHNCQMIDHKIQKQLIAACAHETTKFIIEELGDECFAILADESSDAYQQEQLSLCLRYVNKNGEPVERFLGLVHVEDTTSLTLKQAIQSLLIKYQLPLSKIRGQGYDGASNMKGHVNGLKKLIMEESSSAYYVHCFAHQLQLTLVAVAKENIDCQWFFGQLAYLLNVLDMSCKKIRMLRIAQAEYMIEALKLGEIETGQGLNQEMGLARPGDTRWGSHYRTVMHVIHLYPSIKKVLFRVGKEGKGVEALGAQTMLRVFTSFEFVFLLHMMNEIFGYTNDLCNALQKREQDIVNAMDLLELTKVELDVLRRDAGWEEFIKNVTSFCQKHKVKVVDMDGKYIPIQRSAKFYRGATNYHRFHADMFLGVIDRQLQELNSRFDEVNTELLRCMAAFNPANSFSAFDNEKLVKLAGFYPHDFDFQERNQLRFQLHNYINDVRNDENFKNLRSLADLSMMLVKRDMVSRYDIVYKLLKLVLVLPVATAGVERIFSAMNTIKNKLRSKMGQDFLNNCLTTFIEREFFLQAKDEDIINYFQAMKDRKVNL
- the LOC120679810 gene encoding uncharacterized protein LOC120679810, whose protein sequence is MAGAGAAFLRSAASKIVRAPPRLLVQEGLQHHGRRLLGRGPSYRLSSYSTSGASTPPPTNHMPARYFNKFPCSHADAKTRLATIGMPSTIMNGMKPDFLYFARGVKRTFSSSASKSNNHKTAMEAEMAARQAQDAACKPKPLSDESRNKDLNSIIALMAFTSAGVLYLERERRDSLESERRDSRSSRCLNCRNCPCQG